In the genome of Candoia aspera isolate rCanAsp1 chromosome 4, rCanAsp1.hap2, whole genome shotgun sequence, the window TTAGTAATATATAGAAGACTCTAATTTCTATCAAAATATTTCATCTCTAGCTTACAAGTTCCAAGAAGCATTATACATTGGAGAATCCCCAAATGAGCTCTTATTTTCCAACACTGGAAaatttcacacatcacactaagctataACAGTGTGTCTTTGCTTTGGGTCTCATGCTTTGTGGGATTTCTGTGATGGGCCTTTGGAAATCATAACTgatatacaaatatttatatcTGAATGCCTTACTTAACTACCAAAGGTACAAACAACATTTGTTACCCTAATGTGAAAATTCAGTCTTATGTCCTCTGTGTTGCAATCACAAGAGTTGTGTATCAAAAATGTCCTTAGAAATGTAGCTAAATCTTAATCCAATTAAAATtgcatcttttctctttttgtaacAGAAGGGGAACATGAATTTGTCCAACTGTACAAGAGCAACTGAATTTATTCTGGTTGGATTGCCAAGTGTTTGGGGAATGCAAAATATGATGTATGCCGGTGTCTTGCTGCTCTACCTGCTGTGTCTGATGGGCAATGGGCTCATCATTGTGATGGTAATTGTGGACCACCATCTCCAGAAgcccatgtattttttccttaGGAACTTTTCTTTCACTGACATTGGACATACCACAGCCTTTATTCCCAAACAATTATGTCTCTGCAAAGAATTCCATCTGTTTCTCCTGCTGCATGACACAATTGTACGtctattttctttttgcagtCACAGAATGTTTTATCAGCACTTTGATATCCTTGGACAGGTACTTAACCATTTGCCATCCTTTGAGATATGCCACTATTATGACTTCTGGGGTCTGCCTTAAACTAGCAATAGCAGCCTGGTTTGGAGgttttttctccattctgtatcaGATAGTAAGGATTCCAGACCTACCCTTCTGTACATCCAACATTATCAATCATTTCTATTGTGATATTGGACCGGTGTtgaagattgcaggaggagagacACATGTCATTGAAGCCATTGGCTTCCTACTCACTGTAGCTCTGGTTATGTCTTCCCTGCTTTTCACCCTCATTTATTACCTCTTCATCATTTGCACCATAATTTGAATGCCTTCAACCATCAGACAGCAGAGTGCCTTTACTACATGTGCTTCCCATCTGATTGTATTCACCATTTTCTATGGGTCAGTCTTTTTTGCCTACTTTAGGCCTACTTTCATGAATTCTTCCCTCAGTATGATCAAGTCTGTTGCTGTGGTGAATGCCATAGTCATTCCAGCACTCAGTCCATTCATTTACACCATTAGGAACAGTGAAGTGAAAGAAGCACTTTGGAAAGCGTTAAGAAAAAAGATTCCAGCTTTCCTTAAAGTCGaaacatacagaagacctgttCGGAGACGCAATTGTATCCTTCAAGATTAGGAGTGGGAGGACTATCCATCAAACATACTGTACCATTTTTTACCCTTGCCTAACTCataaaggggtgaagacctggctctgccatctgtCATGGGACGTGACAAGGGGTAAGCAAccctggggatggttagcaccCCTAACATCTCTATCCTggattgtgtatttttatttaagcatattgtttttattgtatttcaatctctatttattctagttttattgtaaaccactcagagtcactctttgagtaagatgggcagtgacaagatttgaaatataaataaataaataaataaataaataaatgtagttcTAGATAGTGTAAGAATATGTAGAAATTGCTGGCACACAGTCTGAATCAATAAAGACTGTactttttccttctgcagccaaaagGGAACTCAGGCATGAATACAACCAACTATGCTACTGTGAAAGAATGTATCCTTGTTTGATTGCCAAACATTCAGGGAAGGGAAAGCATGGTGCTTGCAGGTGTTTTCCTGCTCTACATCCTGTGTCTGGGGAGTAATAGGGTGATCCCTGGGATGGTAATTGCAGATTGCTATATCCAGATACTCATGTACATATTTCTTCCTTAGCAACCTTGAACTCAATGAGGTTGGACAAACCACAGCCTTTATGCCCAAGATGTTTGTCAACTTTCTATTAGCCAGGAAGAACATCTGATTCTATTGTTTCATGAATTCTACATACTTCTACTTCCTTTTTtttgatggttgccttatccccaaTGAGACACGGACTCGCTTAgttaggtctaaggatttccggtttattagggataggatgcatacactgagaaagacaggaatgagcacatggcgtgcgaggtaacctgtaaatacccccggtgcggacctggtccacctccaccccccattgtcccaaagtccggCTCCGGAgctcttgatgggcgatctgggtGCGatcccggagtcttgatgggcaatcagtgAGATTAgcactgattgcctctgtcctcttcctgtgtccagcgcaggtgtgtcccccggggtaatgcagagatgtcgggtgatggcttcttgggtcagggcaaaggtatggcttctTTGTCCTTATTGATATCTGTCCGTTAGCGATTAAAGGATTATCAttaatcccttcctctttccttcccttttccggagaggcatgttccccgttgtgatgcatgtatgcattgcaatgggggacatgacactttTGCTTTCATAGAATTTTTCAGCATCAGTTTAATATCCGTGGACAGCTACTTAGCCATTTGCCATCCCTTGAGACATACTACCAACATGACCCCCACTCTTTGCTTAAGATGGCATTAGCAGTTTGTTgtgctgctttattttattttcccctctATGCTTCACCAACCTTTGAACATCTTGGAGCTACCCAACTGTACTATCCAACATTATTACTCATTACTACTTGGATGTTGGGCCTCTCTTGAAAACTGAAGAGGAGACATACTGCTTCTTGAAGCTCTTGGCTTCTTGGTCACCATGACTGTGATTATGTACTCTTTGCTTCTGACAGGCCTATGTTATCTCTTCATCATTACCACAATCCTCCACATTCCATCAACCATAGGACAACAGAGGGCCTTCTCCACCTGAGCTTCCCATATTATCATAGCTGGCATTTTGTATGGCTCagtgcttttcatttatttaagacCTGCTGTTAAGAATTTTTCATTTCATATAATCAAGGGTATGTCCATAATGAATAAAATGGTCATCCCAGTTTTAAATCTTTTTATGTACAAATCAGGAGCAGTGAGGTCAAAGAAACTGCAAGAACAATTGAAGGGAAGATTCCAGCTTTCCATAAAAATTGAGCATAGCCCTTTGTTTAAAAGTGATGTTGTGTAATCTTATGCTGAATAAgattgcttgcagatgtttcagctATCAGTCCAAAGACCTTGTATACCTTTCCCCTTTACTCTAGCTTTACAAATAGGATATGCCAAGTAAGTACTGGGGAAAGGCAGTGAGGCAAAACAGAAGATTGAAAGGTAGAAGGCAAGATTGTCTAGGCTCCATAAACCACTTTATGAATTTGTTGTGGTGGCCGCACAATTTAAGTCTGGTCTCCAACGAAGTGTAGGTTACTGTTATAAGAAGACAAAAAACTCTTTtatttttgattgttttattCAAGTTTGAATGCTGAAGAAGAGTCTGCAAAACAGTGAGATGATTTCAAAATAACTCTTAGTTCATGAGAGACGAATCCATTTCTTAGTCCACGCAGACAACCGTATTTCTCTAGAATGTAAATATTCTTTTTGTTTGGTTTAACAGCCATGACAGTACTGATGGACCTAGGTAGACTTTGGGGCTACATATCCACTGAAACACTTGGATCCAAACAGATCCAGATGGTGCTTTCAGTTTCACTTTAAATGCTAAGTTTCAGTACAAGTGCAGACATTTGAGAGTGAGAATTAGGACAAATTTGCAATGCTTGAAACTATTCACATAGCAACAGATGTGGATATACAAAAACTATAATGCTTTAAGTTTAGCACATCAGGCATATGTagaattatttaatttcattaattctATCATGCCATAGTGTTATTTTTGGAATAAACTAAAGGATTTCTATGTCCATGTATATGTGGATGTTATGTCTATTACCacatgtattgtattgtattactaatataataattaataGAAAAGGGTTTACCCTGTCTATTTTGGGTTTCCTGTTTTTGCTAGTGTTTAGGTTCAGTTTCTCAAACTTgcataacactttttaaaaaagtttgccCTAAAGTTACTATGCATTTCAATACAAGCTTTTCTAAacagatacatttttattttcagtttcacatattacacatttttaaaaaatattatcccTAATTTAATgcactttatatttatatatatatatatatatatatatatatatatatatatatatatatatatgaattttataCAGGTGCTTCCATTAAGGGTACTGTCTTCATTACTGATCAACTTCATTAAAAATTCAATTGTTGAATAATGTAATTATGGGTCTGTGTTTGTTCCAAAATGCAACATTAGATCAATTCACATTGAATTTGCACATCTCAACCCCCCgccccaccctccacccccctTAGCTATTCATTAGGATGGAATGGGGACACTTCagggattcttttcttttctggataTTGATGAGGTGAAGATGCTGGAGAAATTAGCGTTCTGATATCTTGTCAATAAACCTACTTTCAAATCTCCAACTGCTGTTGATATTCATTAATGTTCTGTACATGATGGAGACACCATGTCTGTGGTGAGTTGGACACATCACGCTTTGAACTCCAAGGTGCAGTGAGGGGAGAGGCACTTTGATCTTTGCCTTATTTGATGAAATTAATTGAGTGAGGAAGAAAAGTGGGAAAGTAAGGTACATGGTTCTTCAGacccattgttttaaaaaaaggtagaGGTGGGATAAATGTATCCTTTTAGTGAGCTCAGAAAGTATTGAAAACTTGAAGAAAAATTGTCAAGAGTTTATTTTCTCCAGAGCCTAGATCTCATACAATATTTGATGCAATTCTATACTATATACCATTGGATGATAACATCCTAATGCACAGGACATGATTTTGGTGTCCTTGTAATTATGACCTGatactctggctggggaattctgggagttgaagtccacaaaccttaaagttgccaagttagaAAAACACTTCACTAATGTGCAAAACTTCTGATTTCCTTAATTTTCTTTGCCATGCCACCTGAAGGGGATTTCAAATCCGCAAGTCCTGAGGACACTATGTTGAATGCCTTCCCCTTGAATTCCATGGTGaaatgaatgggggggggggaaaggtaaAGGGGGAAGAAAATCATTCTTGGACATCATCTCCAATcattcccttccctcttttcttgAGGCCTCTTTGTTGACTtaataatatatacagtagataactCCAGTTCTGGGAATGGCATTTGGAATTTGTACTAAATAAAACCAGGCATGAGTCATGCTGATTCCAATTCACAAAATCTGGTCATAGTCTATGGATGCCTATGGGAATTGAGAGATAAATATCTCTAGAGATGGTATCTCTGTTTTCTGTAGAAAATTAAGTGCTGCATCAGTGTAGGGTTTACATGTTCTCTTTTTCCACTTGAGGAGGAATGTGAAGTAGACAAACTATAAAAGAGTTGCAGAGTTTATCCTTGTTGGGCTGCCTCCAGAGGACCTCAAGAGGTCCTCCTATCTTGGGATGGAACTTGAAGTTTGGTCCAAATTAATATCAGCCTTGAGTATATTCTAGGTATAGTGCATGGATACTCCTGGGAAATTAAAGGCAAATATCCTTAGAGACTGTATCCCAAGCTAAAGTAGAGAATAAGTAAATTGCTTTTCTATGATGCACTTTGCTAGATGCTGTTTAAATGTAAAGGAAACTATTTTTCAAGAAGTCtacaattttttcccccaacacctGATGTATCATTTTCTAGGGTTCTTCAAAATACCTGCTCGATGAATGGATAGACAGATGGAGTGAAAGGTACTTGGAGAAGAAAATGCAGGTATTGAAGAAAGAATAAGTCAAAGTGAAGTTTTTTCATACAAAGGAAAGGATGAAGTCCAGGTCATTCTGAGACAGTGGAGAGAAAGGAATTGAGCTATTATATTTTTCAAACCACGTCTATTGGTGGATGCTAGGTCTATTGGGCCTTATGTTTTGTGGGGTATCAGTGACGGGTCTTTGGAATTCATAACTcatatacaaatatttatatcTGAATGCCTTACTTAACTGCCAAAGGTGTGCAGAGCATTTGTTAACCTAATGTGAACATCCAGTCTTATGTTCTCTATGTTGCAATCACAAGAGTAGTGCAtgaaaaatgtctttaaaaaatgtaGCTAAATCTTGATTCAATGAAGAtgccatcttttctctttttataacAGAAGGGGAACATGAATTTGTCCAACTGTACAAGAGCAACTGAATTTATTCTGGTTGGATTGCCAAGTGTTTGGGGAATGCAAAATATGATGCATGCCGGTGTCTTCCTGCTCTACCTGCTGTGTCTGATGGGCAACGGGCTCATCATTGTGATGGTAATTGTGGACCACCATCTCCGGAAGcccatgtatttcttccttaGCAACCTTTCTGTCATTGACATGGGACACACAACAGCCTTTATTCCTAAATTGCTGGTGAATTATCTCTCTGCAAATAATTCCATCTGTTTCTCCTGCTGCATAACacaattttacttttatttcttttttggtgTCACAGAATTTTTTATCATCACTCTGATATCCTTGGACAGGTACTTAGCCATTTGCCATCCTTTGAGATATGCCACTATCATGACCTCTGGGGTCTGCCTTAAGCTAGCAATAGCAGCCTGGTTTGCAGGttttttctccattctttctcACGTAATAATGATTGCCAACCTACCGTACTGTATGTCCAAAATTATCAATCATTTCTTTTGTGATGAGGGACCTGTGTtgaagattgcaggaggagatgtCCATGTCATTGAAGCCCTTGGCTTCCTAATTACTGTGGTTGTGATCATGTCCTCCCTGCTTTTCACCCTCATTTCTTACCTCTTCATCATTTGCACCATTCTTCGAATGCCTTCCACCATCCGACAGCAGAGGGCCTTTTCTACATGCGCTTCCCATCTGATTGTCATCTGCATTTTGTACGGGTCAGTCTTTTTTGTCTACTTAAGACCTACTCTCACCAACTCTTCCTTCAGTATGATGAAGTCTGTCTCCATATTGTACACAATAGTTGCTCCGGTGCTCAATCCTTTCATTTACACCTTTAGGAACAATGAAGTGAAAGAAGCAGTTTGGAAAGcgctaagaaaaaaaaactccagcTTTTCCTAAAATCTAAATATGGAAAAGTTTGGAGGAGCAATTCTGTGCTTCAAGGTGAGGACTGGGTGGACTATCCATCAAAGATATTGTACCATTATTTTACCTTTCCTAActcacaaagatggaagaagacGGAGGTGAACACCCAATTCCAGTATTTAAACCTATGAAGCTAGCACCCATTCCTCCAATCAAGTTGGAATGCCAGGAAGGGTTTATCATGGAATGAGAGCTTTTGAATGTTCTGCATTGATTATGAAAAGATATCAATCTTCTTATGTATCTGTACTGGCAGTAATATTGTTCTACTCTGTGGGTTCCTTTGTTTGGAACTTTGACCTCTGGGATCAATTTCCTAGTGTAGGTTATTTAAAGAACCTCATTGGAATCAGGGGAGAAACTACAAGgtgatttttggaaaaaaatgcaagtgaTGAATTTTGGTGCTGTCAATGGTTTGGAATATCTTTGAGATACTGATCTGGCACTAGAGGATCATGACCTGGCACGCAAAGTGACTTTGTAAGGCATTTGGTTGTCTCCTTCTGCCATGGTAAGAAAGATGGAGCTTCAACCCCTGTTGATTTTGAGGATCCTCAGGAGGAAATTGCTGTTTCTTAGAAATGGATGAAAGAAGTTGGCAACAACCAAAATTCCACAAATTTTCTGAATAGACCTAATTAGAATTAGAGATCCATGGCTGTATATCTCATGTGCAACTTTTTTTACATTTATCAATATTTCTATCTGATAGAATTCActccttttaatgttttttagcTTTCCATTTAAATCAACCTCCCAATCTGGTGCCATCCCAACATCATAGGCCTGTGACTGCCATGATTTTATGCCAGCATGGGCAAATACTCCAGGAACAACCTCCTAGTAAAAAAATGTGTTGTTTTCACCATCCTGGCTTCTCTCGTTTTCTCCTTTTTGTGTTCATTTCAAATCTGCTTTGTTGGActcaagaatatattttttttacgaTTATGAACTTGAGTTTATAAGGATCCTGGCACATCTTTCCCTAAATATATGCCTTTTTCATGGGGTTAATCATACTTTTTGTTCCTGATTTCCTTAAATTAATTCATCCTTATATGCAATGTTCATGAATATCTTCATTTTTACAGATATTTCCTCAATATACCTTGCTTTTATTCTGGGTGAATGGTATGGTCAATTGCAAAGAGGAATATAATCAGAATAGCTACTTTTCCCTTGGTTCTTTggctcagacttgcaacattatGTAAATTAACTATTACATTTATGTTTAAAGGTTTGGAAATTATGGGTTTTGGAGATAATCTTATTCAGGGAATTAAGACAATTTATACACCACAGAAGGCAAATATTATTGTGAATGATGAATTAGCTGAatcatgtcatatacaaaaaagaacaagacaaggatgcctgtTGTCACCTCTGGTTTTTATTTTGGCATTGGAAGTTTTTAACAGAGACATtagaagagatgaacaaataCAGGGCTTAAAGATCAAAGAAGATGcgtttaaactgagggcttttgctgattatttagttttgatattacaggaccctttggatactgcagaacatctgatgaagaaactgaaggaaTTTGGGTCGTTGGtgggtcttaaagtaaataaacaaaaaacaaaaaagttaattaaaaatatgaccttGTCCAATCAAGAATTATTGATGGGTAagatgggttttaagattgaaaaaaaaaaaggttagatatctgGGGGTGATCCTGTCAACTAGGAAtagtatgttatttcagaataattatgttaaaatttggaagcatgtgaaaaatattttttccccctatttaaGACCTACTGTCAAGAACTCTTCCTTCAGTATGATGACGTCGGTCACCATATTGTACACACTGGTCACCCCGGTGCTCAATACTTTCATTTACATCATTAGGAACAACGAATGTCAAAGATGTGTTATGGAAACTTAGAAAGAAACACTCCAGGTCTCCAAAATTACTTAGCATAGGGCTTAGTTGAAAAGTGATGGAAGGTGACTCTGTTCTCCTATTGAAAGCATCAAGGCTTGGACCTTCGGAATCCATCTCCAAAGCTATTGTGCAGGTCTTCTTGAACAAGCCTGCCTTAACAAAGATGGAGAAAGCAGTGGATAACATGGTAGGATACAAGTGGAAGTTTTTCTTGTCTTCATGTGCAGTTGTGTGATGATCCCATGATAAAAAGATTGTTGGGAAGCACCTGTGGTCTAGTTCTATAAGACATAAAGCTAGTAATGTACAGCATGGTCACTGGTCACTTACTTGGAATGACAGCTTTTGAATATAGTCCTTCTTGATGAAAGAGATATGTCCTTCTTATTCCTCTGTATGGAGTGTAATATTCATTTAGTACCTGGATTACATGATTTGGAGGAGTGTGATGATCATTTTGATGAAGAAATtttagcctattttttttttcaaattatattttattggaaGATGTTGACTGGACTTAGAGAAGAACACTTAGTAAAAAGGAGTAGGACTTCCCTCTTATTGCAAATGTGCAAGAGATGAGCCCTGGTGCTGCCAGTCATGAGCAATACCCTTTAGATATTGAACTGGCCTTCAGCATCCAAAAGTCATGACCTGTCATGAAAAGGGAATTGGTGAGCTATTGAGTGGTCTCCATCACTCTCAGTAGCAGAACAGCTTTACCTTCTGTTGTATCTGAGGGTGACAGAAAGAAATGGACCTTTCTTCAGTCAACCTGTGTGGAGTATTTGAGGTAATACCATCATTCGTTTGTGAGAGCAGTTCATTGAAATGGGAGGGGCATGACTGTATCTCTCATTTACAAAGCTTCGGCGTGCATCCTTCTGTATTATCAGAGGTTCATAAATATTCAGATCTCATGGTACCTtgttcctcttctcctctttataTTTGAATTaacttctccaacctggtatcCTCCAAACAAGTTACATGCAGGCCTTCTTTGGTGAAAATCAAAGCTGTGTATAGTGACAATGAATTCTTTCCaagtttgttattttttattcccTCCTTTGGTGACTATTTGAAATCCTGTtctctgggtcatagcatagtttttcaaataatgaattcAAGCTTATCCCAAATGTAGCCTGTGAACATGTGCCTAAACCATCATTTGTTTAAATAAGTTCTCTAAAGAATGTATACATATGTATtatgttgatatttatttattgtattttctatcccacctttacttttttaataaataactcaaggcagggaacacacccaatactcctttctcctcctgttttccccacaacaacaaccctgtgaggtgagttgggctgagagagagcgactggcccaaggtcacccagacggctttcatgcctaaggcaggaccagaactctccgtctcctggtttctagcccagcaccttaaccactagatgaaaCTGCTTCTCTAAATATTGGTCTCTAAATATTGCAAACAAGTTAGATTCAGGCATTGCAGAATTCTTCTTTCCCTGTGAGCAAATCCTTCTTTGCTGAAAATCAAAGCTTGGTATAACGATGGCAAATTCTTTCCaagtttgttttttcttattCCCTCCTTTGGTGTTTATTTGAAATCCCGTTCTTAGGATCAGAGAAtggtttttcaaataatgaattcAAGCTTTTCCCAAATGTAGCCTGCAAACATATGCCTAACACATCATTTGTTTAAATAAGTTCTCTAAAGAATGTGTACATATGTATTATGTTGATATAATAGATATACATTTCTATGAAATATCTGTTGAATGTTCCTTGCTTTTAATATAGGTAATGAGAGAAGATGAGGTAACTTTTGTTTTATCTATGGGTCTGAAGATACCACCTTGTGTACGTATACACTCAGATGGAGGCTCACTTTGTTTCTTCCCCATCTCTAGGTAATCACTGATGAAGATTGCATGGTGGGTGATTCCATAGCACTTGGGACATTAGGTTTCTCCTAATACATTGACTTTGTATCCTGATGTGTTTTCAATAAAGTGCGTTTTCTATGCCTTTTCCTTGGATAGGAATTCTTGGAAATTCTGGATGCTAAAAGGGTGTGGTATAAAGGTTGAAATGTTGGGCTAGGAATGGAGAGGCGCAGCTCCAAGTCCCCCTTAGTCCTGGAAGttcatgggtgactttgggttgcTCACATGCCTGACAGACAGCATTTCTTGTGGGAAAATATTGGAGGGATATCAATCTGAAAAAAAGTAAACCATTCTTGacattcttctccttctgttacCTGATTAGAATGATTTGCACATAAGTTATCTGCAGAGCATTCCAAATTTTACACATGTAGGGATTTTCTTTCTAGAAGGAGAATAAACGGAACCCAGAAAATAGTCGAAGTGTGGGGGGGGGATGTCTGTCCTGGAGCAGAGTCAAATTATGCACCTTGAATCCTAAAAAGGATCTTTGTATGGTGTAACACTTTCAAGTCTATGCATTGTTACCATTTTATTTACCATCCAAACAGGCTTTCTCTGTCCATTCCAGATCCCACATTTTGTGACCTCCGCTCTTAAGCAATATTCTACTGCCATGTAGAATTGTATCACCATAACATtccagagttggaaggggccagtTAGGCCATTGAAATCCACCTCCTGCCCCACTTTGGTGCAAGAATTCAAAGTTAAGTATCCCAAACAGGTATGTAAACAATCTAGACTCTACGTAATACAACCAATCATGAGGAGGCCACTATCATCCATGCAGATGAATCCAGGAGAGGTGGGGGTGGGACACAACATTGAATGCATCATGATGCATCATGATTTCATACAAGTTATGGCAAAATTATATACTACAAATCATTGGTTGATAACATCCTAAATCATAGGGCATGATTTTGGtatctccccccacacacacaaataccaGAAGAGGATTTCAAATCTGTCAGTCCTGAAGATACTATCATAAATATCTTCCCCTTGAATTCCATGGTAAAATGAATGGGGTAAAAGAATGGGGAAGAAAATCATTCTTGAACATCATTTTCAATCAATTCCTTTCCACTTTTATTAAGACTTTGAAGGGTCCTTGAAAACTTCATAATACATACTGTATTAGACTTCATTTCTGGGAATGGCAATTTGGTGCAAAGAAA includes:
- the LOC134497094 gene encoding olfactory receptor 6X1-like, whose protein sequence is MNLSNCTRATEFILVGLPSVWGMQNMMHAGVFLLYLLCLMGNGLIIVMVIVDHHLRKPMYFFLSNLSVIDMGHTTAFIPKLLVNYLSANNSICFSCCITQFYFYFFFGVTEFFIITLISLDRYLAICHPLRYATIMTSGVCLKLAIAAWFAGFFSILSHVIMIANLPYCMSKIINHFFCDEGPVLKIAGGDVHVIEALGFLITVVVIMSSLLFTLISYLFIICTILRMPSTIRQQRAFSTCASHLIVICILYGSVFFVYLRPTLTNSSFSMMKSVSILYTIVAPVLNPFIYTFRNNEVKEAVWKALRKKNSSFS